The proteins below are encoded in one region of Saccopteryx leptura isolate mSacLep1 chromosome 1, mSacLep1_pri_phased_curated, whole genome shotgun sequence:
- the CCDC194 gene encoding coiled-coil domain-containing protein 194, which translates to MAEPGPEPGRAWRVLALCGAAVFLAAAAAGAALLAWNLAAAASRGSRCPELEPGVNTTVHPGDSAREVQELQQRLAEAAQREEALAKQLDQAKSVHRELEEALTACKGRQSRLQTQLMILETEMDEAKAQGTQMGAENGALTEALARCEAAATESKRLLEEEQRRARAAEAEGGACMAREVVLRELVKALEAEMDAQRRVSLPRPRSGSRPRPSPRSRSRPRPSGGCRRPARRTGG; encoded by the exons ATGGccgagccagggccagagccagggcGCGCTTGGCGGGTGCTTGCCCTCTGTGGGGCTGCGGTGTTCCTGGCGGCAGCTGCAGCTGGAGCGGCCCTACTGGCCTGGAATCTGGCGGCCGCGGCATCTAGGGGGTCTCGCTGCCCAGAGCTGGAGCCAGGGGTCAACACCACGGTGCACCCTGGGGACTCTGCGCGGGAGGTCCAGGAGCTGCAGCAACGGCTGGCAGAGGCTGCTCAACGTGAGGAAGCTCTGGCCAAACAGCTGGACCAGGCCAAGAGTGTCCATCGGGAGCTGGAGGAGGCTCTAACAGCCTGTAAGGGCCGCCAG AGCCGGCTTCAGACCCAACTGATGATACTGGAGACTGAGATGGACGAGGCCAAGGCACAGGGGACTCAGATGGGGGCCGAGAACGGGGCGCTGACAG AAGCCCTGGCGCGCTGTGAAGCTGCAGCCACCGAGTCTAAGCGACTGCTGGAAGAGGAGCAGCGGCGCGCACGCGCGGCCGAGGCCGAGGGTGGAGCCTGCATGGCCCGGGAGGTGGTGCTGCGCGAGCTCGT TAAAGCCCTGGAAGCCGAGATGGACGCCCAGCGCAGAGTGTCGCTCCCCCGGCCCCGCTCTGGGTCCCGGCCCCGGCCCAGCCCCCGCTCTCGCTCTCGCCCCAGACCCTCTGGGGGCTGCCGGCGGCCAGCACGGCGCACAGGAGGGTGA
- the BST2 gene encoding bone marrow stromal antigen 2 produces MAPTLYHYLPVPMDDDSKKLKLGGNKLRERMWIPLLLLVAILFVLLIIFGVKANSKACKDGLRAEQECWNSTQLLKHQLIQAQEVLAETEGHAASCNMTVVTLTDSLEKEKAQGHRQQELVQELQGEIEKLKQELQDAHTELEQLRKKDKSCTLKTNSNPGNSLSPLEITVLLTLSLWALLA; encoded by the exons ATGGCACCCACCTTGTACCACTATTTGCCTGTGCCCATGGATGATGATTCAAAGAAGCTGAAGCTGGGGGGCAACAAGCTGAGGGAGAGGATGTGGATCCCGCTTCTCCTACTGGTGGCGATTCTGTTTGTGCTCCTGATCATCTTTGGTGTCAAGGCCAACAGCAAGGCTTGCAAGGATGGTCTCCGGGCCGAGCAGGAGTGTTGGAACAGCACCCAACTCCTGAAGCATCAGCTGATCCAGGCCCAGGAAGTCTTAGCAGAGACTGAGGGCCACGCTGCCTCTTGCAACATGACTGTG GTAACCCTGACGGATTCCTTGGAGAAGGAGAAGGCTCAGGGCCACAGGCAACAGGAACTAGTGCAAGAGCTTCAAG GGGAGATCGAGAAATTAAAGCAGGAGCTTCAGGACGCACACACGGAGCTTGAGCAACTAAG aaaaaaggacaagtcctgtacattgaaaacgaACTCCAACCCCGGGAACAGCCTCAGCCCCTTGGAGATCACTGTGCTCCTGACCCTGAGCCTCTGGGCTCTGCTGGCCTGA